One Amblyomma americanum isolate KBUSLIRL-KWMA chromosome 8, ASM5285725v1, whole genome shotgun sequence DNA window includes the following coding sequences:
- the LOC144102661 gene encoding uncharacterized protein LOC144102661 — translation MSRLGRIDEYDPKVQNFDSYLERFEHFVSANEVSEAKKLSVFLTVLGAEAYEVLKNLVVPALPGEKTFAEIKILLKNHYSPQTSVIAERCRFNRRVQLEQESVEDFVLELKHLARKCNFGDFLQDALRDRLVTGIRNEETQRALFTTEGLTFQGACKIALDRELATQQAALLQQRGRSEALNAVGTHERCDRKTKDSTRGKSQKQKCSRCGKAHTSDSCWYKRYKCRRCSKVGHLQNMCQASREELKAHLVSESSEEESTLYSCDATPSKKSYVVSVNVEGHDLPMQVDTGAAVTVVPESVYAAKLSHVKQELA, via the exons ATGTCGCGTCTTGGCAGAATCGATGAGTACGACCCCAAGGTCCAGAATTTTGATTCTTACTTGGAACGGTTTGAACATTTCGTCAGCGCCAATGAGGTCTCGGAAGCAAAGAAACTGTCAGTTTTTCTAACAGTACTTGGCGCAGAGGCGTATGAAGTCCTCAAGAACCTGGTAGTTCCAGCGCTTCCCGGTGAAAAGACTTTCGCTGAAATCAAGATTCTGCTGAAGAATCACTACAGCCCGCAAACTTCAGTCATTGCTGAAAGGTGCAGGTTTAACCGCCGAGTTCAACTGGAGCAAGAGAGCGTAGAAGATTTCGTTCTGGAGTTAAAACACCTTGCTCGGAAGTGCAATTTCGGAGACTTTCTGCAGGATGCCTTGCGAGACAGACTGGTAACAGGCATTCGCAATGAGGAAACTCAAAGAGCTCTGTTCACCACGGAAGGCTTAACATTTCAAGGCGCATGCAAAATTGCGCTGGATAGGGAGTTGGCCACACAGCAGGCCGCGCTATTGCAACAAAGAGGTCGCAGTGAGGCACTCAACGCGGTGGGAACGCACGAGAGGTGCGACCGAAAGACAAAAGACTCAACGCGAGGAAAAAGTCAAAAACAAAAGTGTAGCCGCTGTGGCAAGGCGCATACTTCAGACAGCTGTTGGTACAAGAGGTACAAGTGCAGACGGTGCTCGAAAGTGGGTCATCTTCAAAATATGTGCCAGGCAAGCCGTGAAGAACTAAAAGCGCATCTAGTATCCGAGTCATCGGAAGAGGAGTCCACGTTATACAGTTGCGACGCTACGCCTTCTAAGAAGAGCTATGTTGTGTCTGTGAATGTTGAAGGCCACGACCTGCCAATGCAGGTTGACACCGGTGCTGCTGTGACTGTTGTGCCGGAAAGCGTGTACGCCGCTAAGTTGTCGCATGTCAA GCAGGAGCTGGCTTGA